AAAAGGCAAAGGGAGGAAATCCGCCTTCCATCGACGAAGAAGGTTTTCGGGAGCTCGTGGAACGCTTCGGTGCGCGCTTCTACGATCCGTCCGGGAAAAAGGTCGTCTACCTCACCTTCGACAACGGGTACGAAAACGGGTACACAGCCCGGATCCTCGACGTCCTGCGGGAAAAGGGCGTTCCGGCCGCCTTCTTCGTCACGGGGCACTACGTGAAGTCGCAACCCGAGCTCGTCCGCCGCATGGTTCGGGAGGGGCACATCGTCGGAAACCACTCCTACCACCACCCGGACATGAGCCGCATGAGCGCGGCGGAAATCCGCGCGGATCTGGAAAAGCTGAACGCCGCCGTACGCGAGATCGTGCCGGAAGCGGAAATTCGGTACTTCCGTCCTCCTCGCGGGATCTTCGACGAAAAGACGCTGGCGACGGCGCGCGACCTCGGCATGACCACGGTCTTTTGGTCGATCGCGTACAAGGATTGGGACACGAAGGTCGTACACGGAGGCGACTACGCCGTGCGCCAGGTCCTCGAGCAACTGCACCCGGGAGCCGTAATCCTCCTCCACAGCGTGTCCCGCGACAACGCAGAAGGTCTGCCTCGGATCATCGACGAGGTACGCGCGCAAGGGTATACCTTTCGCTCGCTCGACGACTGGGGGAAGTGAGCCGCTACCCGGCGTTCGTCGCTCACTCATTCAGCCGGGAGAAGAGAGCCGCCCCCGACCGTTAGGAAGCGAGTCGCACCGGGCACCCGCGCCGGTGAACAGGCGCACGTACGCGGGCGAAGGCGAGACCTTCGCAGAGGGCGAACGGAGAAAGAACCTCCCGAGCGCACGACGGGGTGGGGAAGGGAGCCTGGCAATGGAACGTACGGGAAACGCCGTTCGGGAACGCGGGACGCCCGCGCTCGACGTGTTCTTTCGGCCGCAAGCTGTGGCCGTAGTCGGCGCGTCGCACGTCCCCGGAAAGATCGGGCACATCGTCGTACGGAACCTTCAGGAGAGCGGCTACACCGGCCGGATCGTACCCGTGAACCCAAAGGGCGGCGAAATCCGCGGCCTTCCCGTGGCCCAAAGCCTCTCCGAGGCCGCGGCGGAAGGGCCGATCGATCTCGCCGTCGTAGCCGTACCTGCACCCGCCGTTGTGGACGTAGCCGAAGAGGCGGGGCGCGTGGGGGTGCGGGGGCTCGTCGTTCTGAGCGCCGGCTTTCGCGAGACGGGACCCGAGGGGGCGCGCCGCGAGGCGGCCCTCTTGAAGGTCGTTCGGCGCCATTCCATGCGCCTACTCGGGCCCAACGTCGTAGGGGTCGTGGACACCCACACGCCGCTTAACGCGACGTTTGCCGAAGGCTTCCCCAACCGCGGGGAAGTGGCCTTCGTCTCCCAGAGCGGGGCCCTCCTCCTCGCGATCCACGACTGGGCGCGCAAGGAGGGCATGGGCTTTTCGCGCTTTCTGAGCCTCGGAAACAAGACCGACGTGGACGAATCCGACGCCCTGGCGGCGCTTGCGGAAGACCCGAACACGCGGGTGATCCTCCTCTACCTCGAAGACGTTCGGGACGGGAGGCGGTTCCTCGAGGCGGCCCGCCGGGCCGTGCGGGAAAAGCCCGTCGTCGTCCTCAAGAGCGGCCGAAGCGACGCGGGCGCCCGCGCCGCCGCCTCGCACACAGGGGCGCTTGCGGGTTCCGATCGCGCCTACGAGGCAGCCTTCCGCCAAAGCGGGGTCCTGCGGGTGAATTCCCTGGAGGAGCTCTTTGCTGCAGCGTGGGCCTTTTTGTCTCCGCGATACCCCAGGGGGAAAAAGGTGGCCGTACTCACGAACGCGGGCGGCGGGGGCATCCTGGCGAGCGACGCCCTTGCGGCGCGCGGGCTGGAGCTTTCCTCCCTTTCCCGAGATACGATCCGCGAACTGCGCGAGACGTTGCCGCCGGAGGCGAGCGCCCTCAATCCCGTAGACGTCCTGGGGGACGCCCGTGCGGATCGCTACGCACGGGCGGCGGAGGTCCTCGCCCGCGATCCGGAGACGGACGGCATCCTGGCGATCGTCTGTCCGACGGCGACGGCCGAGCCGGAGAAGACCGCCCAGGTCCTCGCGGAAACCGCCGCGCGTTTCGACCTCCCCCTCACCGCCGCCTTCATGGGCGGAGAGGCCATGGAGGCGGGGGTGCGCCGTTTGCGGGAGGCGCGGATTCCTGTCTACGCCTTTCCCGAAGCCGCGGCGGAAGCGTGGGCCCGCCTCGTCGCCTACGGGGAATTGCGCACGCGTTCGCAAACGCCGACGCTCTGGGATTCCCCTCACCGCCACCGACTTTTGGGGGAGGGGGACGTCCGTCGGGCGGAGGAGGTCTTTGCCCGCGTGCGCGCGGAAGGACGCCGCGTCCTCCTCTCGAGCGAGGTGCTCGAAGTTCTCGCCGCCTTCGGAATTCCCGTAGCGCCTACGCGCCTCGCGCGCACGGCCCGAGAGGCGGCGGCGATCGCCGAGGAGTTCGGGTACCCCGTGGCGCTCAAAATCGCCTCGCCGGACATCCTCCACAAATCGGACATTGGCGGTGTACGCCTCGGACTGGCTGACGCAGGTGCGGTGCAGAGGGCCTTTCGCGAGATCGTGGACGCGGCGGCAGCACACGTCCCCGACGCCTTCCTCTACGGCGTCGAGGTGCAAAAGATGCTTGTCCGCGGCCACGAGGTGTTCGTAGGCGGAATGCGCGATCCCACGTTCGGCCCGCTTCTCGTAGCCGGCATGGGCGGAGTATTCGTCAACCTCCTCGAAGACGTCGCCTACCGACTCGTCGAGCCGCTCACGGAACGCGACGTGGAGGAGATCTTCCGTGAAACCCGCCTCTATCGACTCCTCCGGGGATTTCGCGGAGAGCCGCCGGCCAACCTTGCGGCACTTCACCGGATCGTCGCCCGGGTAGCCGAGCTCTTGCGGGAGCTCCCGGATGTCCTGGAGCTCGACCTCAACCCCGTATTCGCCTCTCCGGACGGGGCGTGGGTGGTCGACGCCAAGCTCACGCTCCGCGAGGAGCGAGGGACCGCCCCGTCCCCGTCAGGGGCGCGAAAACCAGAAGGGGGAGCGGAAAGCGATGGACCACGAAGTTGAGACGCAGACGCCGGAAGGAAAACTTCCCCGCGTCCGACGCCTCCTCGTCTTGGGGAGGCCAGGGAGCGGCAAGACGGCCTTCTTGTTGGGCACGGCCCTCTACCTGAGGGAGCGGGGGATCGCGGTTCGCTACCTGAAACCCGTCGGCTTCGCCTTCGGCGGCGAAGGGGAGGACGCCGACGCCCTTCTCATGGGGCGCGTGCTGGGCCTGTCCGAACCGCCTGCGGCGCTTGCTCCCCTCGTGCTCGGCGTACACGCCTTTGCCGGCGACGTCGAAGAGTTTGCGCGAAAGGTCGAGGAGATGATCGCCCGGGTGGAGGCTTTGGGGCGAGATGCCGGATCGGCCGTCCTCCTCGCCGACGGTCCAGGGCGGCCGTATCGGTTGGCGGCCTTCGGCGGCGATTCCCTCGTCTTGGGCGAAAGACTCGGGGCGCACCTCGCGTACGTCGTTCGCCCGAAGGACGGCGACGATGCCTTAGACGAGGCCGTCTTTACCCTCGAGCGCGGGCGAGAGCGCGGGCTTCCTTGGGCGGGGATCGTCTTTTCCGCCGTGCGGCCGCACGAAGAGGCGCGGATCGAAGAGGTCTACCGGCCGATCTTGGCCCGCAGGGGAATTCCCGTCCTCGGTTCTGTTCCGTACACGCCAGCGCTCAGCGCCCCTACGGCGCGCGTCTTTGCCTCCGTTCTCGGCGGCAAGGTATACGAGACCGGTCCCCTCGACCGTCCCGTGGAACGCGTGCTCGTAGGCGCGATGACGCCCGAACGGGCCCTCGCGTACTTCCGCCGCTTTTCGAACGTCGCGGTGATTACCGGCGGCGATCGCACCGACCTCGCCGCCGCTGCCTTGGAGGCGGACCTGTCCCTCCTCATTTTGAGCGGGGGGATCGAGCCCGACGTGCGCGTGCTCGTGCGTGCCGAAGAAAAAGGCGTCCCCGTCCTCCTCGTGGACGAGGACACCTACACCGTGGCGCGCAAGGTGGAAGAGGTGTCGCGCGTGCTCGACGCCGACGACAAAGAGGCGGTGGAGACGGCAAAGCGCGTCGTGGCCCAAACCTTGGGTCGCTCCCTCGACGCCCTCTTCGGGATTTTCCCGGGGGAAAGGTCGTAGCGGTTTGCCGGCCGAGGGGTTGGGCCGCCTCGAAAACGTAAAACGTAAAGAAAGAAAGGGAGCTCGGAGCTCCTCCGGAGCGCCCGCAGAAGGCGCACGGAAGGGGCGATCTCTTGGCGTTCGGAGTGTTTTAGGCGTAGCGCAGCGTGGCGGCTACGCCGCCGTACGGTGCGAGCCTTTCCGCCGCCCGTCCCGTGACGAGCTCCACTTCGGTGTCGTGGAGGTAGGCTTCGCGCAGCAAAGAAGTGGCAAAGGAACGTTCCATGAGGGCTGTCCCGCAGTACGGGCAGGCGGCGAGCTGTGTGAGCTCGGCGTCAAAGTACGTGCCGCATGTGGGGCAGACACGTATGTTTCCCGTGATGGGCCACGCGGCGAGCACGGTGTGTGCCCGGCCGAGGCGGACGGCGTTGAGCACGTTTTCCCGCCCGGCGTCGGCACGGCCGTTTTTGTGGAGCTGCTCCAAGGTTTGTTCGACGAGACGATACTCGTGTTCCCTCTCCGCCCGTTCGAGGACGGGCTTGGCAGCGAGGAGGATGTCGCGCTCCGGAGCGCCCACGCCGATGCTCAGGCCTTCCGCGAGGATTTTCTCCCGCGTCTTCGGGTGCAGGACGTCGAGCAGGAAGGAACGCGCCCGCTCTTCGCCCCCAAGGAGGACGAAGACGGGATCTTCGTGGGCGACGAACCGCTCCAGCCTTTCCGCGACATCGCGCCAGAAGCGCTCCACGTGGGCGTCGACACGTCGGTCGAAGACGTCGCTGAAGCTCCCCTTTACGACGCGCGCCCCGTGGGCTTCGAGGATGGGCGTCGAGCGCACGTCGTATTCGGGGAATTCCGATGTGTCGATGTAGAGAAACTCCTCCTCTACGGATTCCGTGAGGCCCAGTTGCACGGTGAGGAAACGCGCCTGCTGGTGGTCGACGAGGACGATTCCGGCGCGGGCGTACTCCTCGAGAAGCCAAAGTAAGGGGACGACGGCAGGAGTCCCGTAGTGGACGAAGTTTTCCCTGAGACGCGCCTGACAGGAGCACTCTTCCTCCCAATCGCGACCCTGAAAGAGGACGTACGTCCGCCCGGTCGGGCGGAGAAGCTCTACGTGTTCGATGAGGCGTTCGACTCGCTCTTCGAGCTCCTTGTGTTCGTCCTTCGGGAGGATGTCCGCAAAAGAACGGACGAGGTCGCGCAGCGCCGTCTTCGCCCAGACTCGGTATGCGGGGTTGGCGCGGGCGTTTTCCGGCCGCGTTGGATCTACGTCCAGGTAGAGGGACAAGACGTCGCGTCCCGGGTACGTGAGGAGCTCGCGGATCCTTTCGCGCGAAAGCATCGTACTTCACCTCCGCCTCTCGATTTGGGTCACGGGGGGTCGTCCACTTCAAGCCCGAACCTCTGCGGAATTGCCTTCTCCTTTAAGTGTACCGTATCCTAGGAACTGGATGGTGCTTTCCTCGCGTTTCCGCGGCGAGAGCGGCGAAAAGGTGAAGACCATGGACCTCTTCGACTTTCGCGAACCCGAAACGGAGCGCATTCCCTTGGCCGAACGGCTTCGTCCGCAGACGCTCGACGAGATCGTCGGTCAGGAGCACATCCTCGCCCCGGGGAAACTCCTCCGGCGGGCGATCGAGGCCGATCGCCTCACTTCGCTCATCCTCTACGGCCCCCCCGGCACGGGAAAGACGACGCTCGCCCGGGTAATTGCAGCGAAGACGAAGGCGCGCTTCGTTTCGCTGAGCGGGGTAACGGCGGGGGTGACCGACCTCCGGCGCGAGATCGACGCCGCCCGCGAAGAACTCCGCCTCTACGGACGGCGCACGGTGCTCTTCGTCGACGAAATCCACCGCTGGACGCGGGCGCAACAGGACGTCCTCCTCCCGTTCCTCGAGGACGGGAGCCTGATCCTCATCGGCGCGACGACGGAAAATCCGTTTTTTGCCCTGCGCGGCGCGCTTCTCTCTCGGTCGCTCGTCTTCGAGCTTCGCCCCCTCTCCGAAGAAGCGTTGCGGACGCTCGCGGAACGCGCCTTGCGCGATCCCCGAGGGCTGGGCAAGCTAGGGGTCGAAATCGACGCGGACGCCCTTGCGCACCTCATTCGCACGTCGGGAGGAGATGCGCGGCGCTTTTTGAACGCTCTGGAGCTCGCCGCCCTTACCGCCCGCGTAGGCGAAGGCGGGACAGTGCGCATTACCCTGGCGGATGCCGAAGAGTCCGTCCAACGGTCCGCCGTGCGCTACGACGCCGACGGCGACGCCCACTACGACGTCGTGAGCGCGTTCATCAAATCCATCCGCGGCTCCGATCCCGACGCAGCCTTGTACTGGCTCGCGCGCATGCTCGACGCCGGAGAGGACCCCCTTTTTATCGCCCGGCGCCTCGTCATCGCCGCAAGCGAAGACATCGGGAACGCCGACCCCCACGCGCTCCCCCTCGCGGTAGCGGCCTTCGAAGCCGTGGAACGCATCGGCATGCCGGAAGGAAGAATCCCCCTCGCCCAGGTCACCGCCTATCTCGCCCTCGCCCCGAAGTCGAACTCGAGCTACCGCGCCATAGGCGCCTACCTCGAGTGGATTCGCGAACACGGAGCGGCGGAAGTTCCACCGCACCTTCGCGACGCCCACTACTCCGGCGCAAAACGTCTGGGCCGTGGAGAAGGGTACCTCTACCCCCACGATTACCCCGACCATTTCGTCGTTCAGGAGTACCTTCCCCAGGGCGTGCCCCGGCTCTTCCGTCCAGGAAGCTTAGGGTGGGAAGGTCGAGCGGCCGAACTCCACACCCAAAGATGGGGAAGCCCCGAAACCACCCCAGAAATTAAAGGAGGAAAAGCGGGAGAATGAGCGCTTTAGAAGCGAGCAGAAACCGCCGGCGGCGTGGCCGTTCGGCCGTTTTCGCCACCCTCTTTTTGACAGGGATTCTCTTGCCCGGGCTTATGTCGGGATTGGGAGGCTGCGGCACTTCCGGGCAGGAAGGGAAGTCCGCCGGCCCTTCTCCGAGCACTTCGGCCAAATCCCCCGCTCCTAACGCACAACCCACGCCGAGGTCTGGAAACGGCGGGGAGCAGGGGGGATCCTGCCCGCAGATCCTCGAGCGTATGATGAAGGAATACGAGTTGCGAAACGAGGTGGACGACCTCGTCCATCGCCTGTTCGAAGCGATGGCCCGCGGCGATCTCGGCACCGCGCGCACGCTCGTCGCCCCGGGCGTGGAGGTTTCTCAAGGAAAGATTGCCTTCCAAGACGTCCAAGGGCGAAAGCTCGAATACACCTTCCCCAAGGAGGAGTGCCTCCGCCTGAGGGGGTATACGTTCTCCCCCGATCAGTCGCGCGCCGAGCTGAACTACGAAAACCGACGTTCCGAAGGGCGATTTGCGGAGATCTACGTCACCGTAGTGCGGGTAGGCGACGGCTACCGCGTTTCTGAGATTCTCCAGTAAAAGGCGTCGGCGGCCAAGGCCTAAAAACTCCGGCAATCGTCACGGAGGCGAAAGACACGTCTGTCCGCATGTGCGGCGCGTAGGAAAATGGGTTCGGAAGCGGCAACGTTCCCACGGCGCAGAGTAAGGCCCCTTCGCCCGAGACGGCCGTCAAGGCACGATATCCTTCGGACCGTAAGGAACGCGGTGTTCGGGCAGGAAGGTGTGGGGGAAGATTTCTGCGTAGCGCTCGGGGTTGTAGGTGTGCACGGGGACGAGACGCTTCGGTGCGATCGCCCGCACGATTTGAAAGAGGTGGTCGGGAACGGCGTGGCCGTTTGCGTGCAGGAGTTCGTAGCGGAAGCCGCTCGCCTCGATCGCCTCTCGCCACGGGCCATAGGCAGGATTGTGCGGGCCGTAGGGCATCCCGTCGCTGTGGAAGAACACCCCTTCGGTCCCCGCCAGATCAAGGGGGAGGGCGGGGTACGTGCAGGGAACGTGCACGAAAAACTCCTGCGGAGAGGCGACGAGGTCGGCCAAGTCGACACGGGGGATCTCTCGCGGAAGGGGGAGGAGTCTCGCCTCCTCTGCTTCGCCGTCCGGTAGGCGTAGTACGGCGAAGTCCCTTCTCCCCGTGAGCGCAAAGAGGTACCGTGCGGCCTTAGGACCCAAAAGCGCCTTTCGCCCGAGCGTCTTGGCGAGGTTTACGTAGAGGAGGAGGCGCTCCGCGTCCCGGACGTACGTGTGCACGAGGACGGGACCCCGGACGTCCGCTGCAACGTCGGCAAGGCGTTTCGCCAGTGCGCTTTCGAAGGTCGGAGCGCGGCGTAGAGCCTCTTCTTCGCGTTCCGGCGGAAGTGAGGTCCCCTCGAGGAGTAGGAGGTCGGGACGAAAGGAGCGCGCCTCGGCGACGAAGCGGGCGGTTTTTTGCGGGTTGCTTCCGTGCAGCCGAAGGTCGCCGCTGTAGACGAGCCGAAGGTCTGGCGTCTCGAGAAACAGGGCCGAGGCCCCGGGGACATTGTGGTCTACGGAGAGTACCCAAAAGCGGATGTCGCCAATGCGAAAGTTCCGCTCCTCGGGCATAGGGACAACCGTTTCGTGATCGTCCGGGGCCCCTTCTTCGGCAAGTCCGGAGAGGGCGAGTGCCTTCCACACGCGCAGGGATTCCTCGCTCGTGTACACCGGTACCTTGGGATGAAGCCAGGGAAGCCCGGACGTGTGGTCAAGGTGGAAATGGCTAATGAAGACGGCGGTTTCTCCGCTCCACTCTTCGTAGGGTACGGGGGATCTCTCCTCGCGACCGAACGGTGTGGGGGAGGGGGAGGCGTCGTCCTTCGAGTAACCGCTTCCATCTATACGCAAGGGCAGAAGGAGGTCTTGTCTGCGGTACACGCCGTCGAGCGTGGGGAGCCTTCGAAGGAGGAGGAGGTGGCGCAAAGAAGGCTTTTGGCCGTCGGGAAAGAACTGGGCCTCTGCAAAAGCCTGAGCAGGGCGATAGGCCGAACCGAAGTCGAAGAGGAGGCGGGCTTCTCCGTAGCGAACTTCCACGACGGTGCCGCCGATTTGCCGCAGTCCGGCGTGAAAGACGATCTCTGTCTCTCGAGGCAATGCGGTACGCTCCTTCCTGAGAGGGATCCCCACGACCATTGTACCGTATCCTGTGCGGGAACCAAGGCGCGGAGGAAACCCGCGGCTAAATCTTTTCGGCCTTCCCGCCGATCTCAAACAAAGAGGGACCGTTCGGACGTTCCCTCGCCACCACCTCACGGGCACGGGAAAAGGGGGAGGCGCCGTGGAGATTTCCACCGTGCTGGGACTCATCGTCGCCGTCTTCGCCATCGGGTACGGGGTGATCCTCAAGGGAGTCCCCATTGGGGCGCTTTTTTCCAACCCCGCCGCCTACTTGATCATCATCGGCGGCACGGTGGCGGTTACGCTCAACGCCTTCACCATGGACGAGCTCAAGCGCCTCCCGCAGCTCCTTCGCTTCGTCGTCATGGGGGTCCGTTTCCCCGACGAAAACAAGCTCATCGACCGGTTTATGGAGTGGGCAATC
This is a stretch of genomic DNA from Brockia lithotrophica. It encodes these proteins:
- a CDS encoding acetate--CoA ligase family protein, which encodes MAVVGASHVPGKIGHIVVRNLQESGYTGRIVPVNPKGGEIRGLPVAQSLSEAAAEGPIDLAVVAVPAPAVVDVAEEAGRVGVRGLVVLSAGFRETGPEGARREAALLKVVRRHSMRLLGPNVVGVVDTHTPLNATFAEGFPNRGEVAFVSQSGALLLAIHDWARKEGMGFSRFLSLGNKTDVDESDALAALAEDPNTRVILLYLEDVRDGRRFLEAARRAVREKPVVVLKSGRSDAGARAAASHTGALAGSDRAYEAAFRQSGVLRVNSLEELFAAAWAFLSPRYPRGKKVAVLTNAGGGGILASDALAARGLELSSLSRDTIRELRETLPPEASALNPVDVLGDARADRYARAAEVLARDPETDGILAIVCPTATAEPEKTAQVLAETAARFDLPLTAAFMGGEAMEAGVRRLREARIPVYAFPEAAAEAWARLVAYGELRTRSQTPTLWDSPHRHRLLGEGDVRRAEEVFARVRAEGRRVLLSSEVLEVLAAFGIPVAPTRLARTAREAAAIAEEFGYPVALKIASPDILHKSDIGGVRLGLADAGAVQRAFREIVDAAAAHVPDAFLYGVEVQKMLVRGHEVFVGGMRDPTFGPLLVAGMGGVFVNLLEDVAYRLVEPLTERDVEEIFRETRLYRLLRGFRGEPPANLAALHRIVARVAELLRELPDVLELDLNPVFASPDGAWVVDAKLTLREERGTAPSPSGARKPEGGAESDGPRS
- a CDS encoding DRTGG domain-containing protein, which encodes MDHEVETQTPEGKLPRVRRLLVLGRPGSGKTAFLLGTALYLRERGIAVRYLKPVGFAFGGEGEDADALLMGRVLGLSEPPAALAPLVLGVHAFAGDVEEFARKVEEMIARVEALGRDAGSAVLLADGPGRPYRLAAFGGDSLVLGERLGAHLAYVVRPKDGDDALDEAVFTLERGRERGLPWAGIVFSAVRPHEEARIEEVYRPILARRGIPVLGSVPYTPALSAPTARVFASVLGGKVYETGPLDRPVERVLVGAMTPERALAYFRRFSNVAVITGGDRTDLAAAALEADLSLLILSGGIEPDVRVLVRAEEKGVPVLLVDEDTYTVARKVEEVSRVLDADDKEAVETAKRVVAQTLGRSLDALFGIFPGERS
- a CDS encoding VLRF1 family aeRF1-type release factor, which produces MLSRERIRELLTYPGRDVLSLYLDVDPTRPENARANPAYRVWAKTALRDLVRSFADILPKDEHKELEERVERLIEHVELLRPTGRTYVLFQGRDWEEECSCQARLRENFVHYGTPAVVPLLWLLEEYARAGIVLVDHQQARFLTVQLGLTESVEEEFLYIDTSEFPEYDVRSTPILEAHGARVVKGSFSDVFDRRVDAHVERFWRDVAERLERFVAHEDPVFVLLGGEERARSFLLDVLHPKTREKILAEGLSIGVGAPERDILLAAKPVLERAEREHEYRLVEQTLEQLHKNGRADAGRENVLNAVRLGRAHTVLAAWPITGNIRVCPTCGTYFDAELTQLAACPYCGTALMERSFATSLLREAYLHDTEVELVTGRAAERLAPYGGVAATLRYA
- the pdaA gene encoding delta-lactam-biosynthetic de-N-acetylase codes for the protein MREYVYAGRGKAGRRACAGVLAALFFAFALAWVSPGKTGYALSSETSEAGDPGIETFSWGFKKAKGGNPPSIDEEGFRELVERFGARFYDPSGKKVVYLTFDNGYENGYTARILDVLREKGVPAAFFVTGHYVKSQPELVRRMVREGHIVGNHSYHHPDMSRMSAAEIRADLEKLNAAVREIVPEAEIRYFRPPRGIFDEKTLATARDLGMTTVFWSIAYKDWDTKVVHGGDYAVRQVLEQLHPGAVILLHSVSRDNAEGLPRIIDEVRAQGYTFRSLDDWGK
- a CDS encoding MBL fold metallo-hydrolase, whose product is MPRETEIVFHAGLRQIGGTVVEVRYGEARLLFDFGSAYRPAQAFAEAQFFPDGQKPSLRHLLLLRRLPTLDGVYRRQDLLLPLRIDGSGYSKDDASPSPTPFGREERSPVPYEEWSGETAVFISHFHLDHTSGLPWLHPKVPVYTSEESLRVWKALALSGLAEEGAPDDHETVVPMPEERNFRIGDIRFWVLSVDHNVPGASALFLETPDLRLVYSGDLRLHGSNPQKTARFVAEARSFRPDLLLLEGTSLPPEREEEALRRAPTFESALAKRLADVAADVRGPVLVHTYVRDAERLLLYVNLAKTLGRKALLGPKAARYLFALTGRRDFAVLRLPDGEAEEARLLPLPREIPRVDLADLVASPQEFFVHVPCTYPALPLDLAGTEGVFFHSDGMPYGPHNPAYGPWREAIEASGFRYELLHANGHAVPDHLFQIVRAIAPKRLVPVHTYNPERYAEIFPHTFLPEHRVPYGPKDIVP
- a CDS encoding replication-associated recombination protein A, translating into MDLFDFREPETERIPLAERLRPQTLDEIVGQEHILAPGKLLRRAIEADRLTSLILYGPPGTGKTTLARVIAAKTKARFVSLSGVTAGVTDLRREIDAAREELRLYGRRTVLFVDEIHRWTRAQQDVLLPFLEDGSLILIGATTENPFFALRGALLSRSLVFELRPLSEEALRTLAERALRDPRGLGKLGVEIDADALAHLIRTSGGDARRFLNALELAALTARVGEGGTVRITLADAEESVQRSAVRYDADGDAHYDVVSAFIKSIRGSDPDAALYWLARMLDAGEDPLFIARRLVIAASEDIGNADPHALPLAVAAFEAVERIGMPEGRIPLAQVTAYLALAPKSNSSYRAIGAYLEWIREHGAAEVPPHLRDAHYSGAKRLGRGEGYLYPHDYPDHFVVQEYLPQGVPRLFRPGSLGWEGRAAELHTQRWGSPETTPEIKGGKAGE